A window of Syntrophorhabdaceae bacterium genomic DNA:
CCGGGACCTCCGCCAAGGTGGAGGTAAACATTATTTTTTCTGATGGAAACAATGTCTGGAGCGTTGTGGCCATTTCGGAGAACATCAATATGGCCTCATTCATGGCGCTTCTCGACGGCTTTGAATACGCGATACTGTCAGGGAGACTATCCGAACAGGAAAAGAGGTGAGCAGAGGATATGGCCGACATGTGTGCGACAAGGCCACTTCTCGCCGGTGGAAAGAAACAAATAGTGAGGTAATGGTTTGAAGAAAGAGCAACAACCGCAAGAACAAATATCACCCGAGGGTGACGAAGAGGGTCTGTCCCAGAAGCTCGTGAGGGAACGCGAAGCCATTTACGACTCTCTTTTTCAGAATACGGGGGTAGTAATGCTTCTTATAGATCCACTGACGGGCAGCATCGTGCATGCCAACCCTGCCGCGTGTCGTTTTTACGGATACGATAACGAACGATTGTCCACGATGACAGTCTTTGACCTCAATATCCTGCCCAAAGATCTTGTCCTGGAAGAGATGAACAAGGCAAACCTGAACAAAGAAAATTTCTTCAGTTTTCGGCATCGTCTGGCGGACGGTGAGGTAAGAGACGTGGAGGTATACAGCGGGCCTCTTCGGCTGAGGGGACTAGAGCTTCTCCATTCCATTATCCATGACGTCACAGAAAGGAAACGGGCCGAAGCAAGAACCGAGGAATCGGAGAGGTCGTTGAGGGCCATCCTGTCTGTTTCTCCCATCGGCATTTGTCGTGTGAAGAACAGGACCTTCGAATGGGTCAACGAAGCCATGTGTCGGATGACTGGATATTCCTTTGAAGAATTTGCGGGCAAGAATCTCCGATTTCTGTACGCCAATGATGCAGAGTATGAAAGGGTAGGGGGGTTGAGGGATGCAGGGCCCTTGTGTGAAACAGAACATAGAAGGAAAGATGGTTCCATCGTCCAGATTCTTCTCCAGTCAGCGCCAATCGATGATTCTACGAGGATCGTGACTGTTACCGATATTACAGGTCGGAAAGATGCGGAAATGGAACAGGAGAAGATGGGGAAACTTGAATCCCTGGGCGTCCTTGCCGGAGGCATTGCTCACGATTTTAATAATATCCTCACCATGATCCTGGGCAACGTCTCGCTGGCAAGAATGTATATGGACAAGAATCAGGAAAAGGCCCAGGAAAAGCTAACCAACGCTGAACAGGCCATTATGCGGGCAAAGGACCTGACGCAGCAACTCCTCACCTTTTCGAAGGGCGGGGCACCCATAAAGAAGGTGGTTGCCATCGGCGATTTCCTGAAAGATGTCTGCCAGTTTACCCTTATCGGCACCTCCGTAGTCTGTAAGTTCGATCTTGCCTCGGATCTTTTGCCTGTTGAGATCGACGAGGGGCAGGTCACCCAGGCAGTAGGGCATATCGTGATTAACGGGTCTCAGGCCATGCCCAACGGAGGCACAATTGTGGTGCAGGCGGAGAATGCGATCATGGATACGCCGACACCCCACCTTAAAGCTGGAAGATATGTAAAGATATCGATCATTGACCAGGGGATCGGTATTCCGGAAGACCACCTCAATAAGATATTTGATCCTTACTTTACCACCAAACAAAAAGGGAGCGGCCTGGGACTTGCCATAGCCTACTCGGTTATCAAGAATCACGGAGGTCACATTGCCGTGGAATCGGCTTTGGGCGTGGGTACCACATTTCATGTGTACCTCCCCGTTTTTCAGGGCATTCTTACTTCCGAGAGAAACCTCGAACAGTCGTTGCCTCCATCGGGCGCAAGAATACTCGTGATGGACGATGAGGATTCCATACGGGACCTGGTAGGCGATATATTAAATCTTCACGGATATGCGGTAGATTTTGCAAAAAACGGGGAAGAGGCCGTTGCGCTTTATCAGGAACACGCCTACGATGCAGTGATGCTTGATCTTACCGTGCCGGGTGGGATGGGAGGCAAAGAGACAGTCAAAGAACTCTTGAAAATCGATCCTCACGCCAGGGCTATCGTATCGAGCGGCTATTCCAGCGATCCTATTATGAGCGAATATGCGCAGTATGGTTTCAAAGATGTCATTGCTAAACCGTACAAGATAGACGAACTGGGAGAAGTGATTCGTCGTGTCATAGCCAGGGGCTCAAGTCTTTCGTAGAATCAAGCTCAGGTCGGAAATGAGATACGATCGGTTGGATTATTGTTTCAACCGGGGTTCTTAACCGCCTCTATTGTTCCTCACCCTCTCTGAAATAGTCGCCCAGCATACCCTTCTGATGCTCAGAGTCGTGACAGTAGACGCAGAGGTTTTCCCAGTTGGAGCCGTCTGGGGGATTGTTGTTGTGGTTGCCGTCTCTGTGGTGCACGGTGAGCAAGTGCCTGTCTCTATAGTCGAACTCGCGCGCACACTTGGCACAGATGAGACCGTGAATGCGTAGCGACTGTTCTCTGTAAGGGCTTAACGGGAGCGATGCCTTTAGCTTCTGCACCACCTTTTCGACAGACTTGCCGCTCTCTTTCCATTTGGGTTTTGCGCTGCTACGCATGGTGAAGGTCTTCTTCCTCATTGGTTACCTTGGGCACTTCTTCTTAAATAAGTATAGCACGCCATACGCGCACTTTTCACTACTCTTTCTTTCCTCGGTGGTGATAAGGCAATATTCTTCTTTTATCCCGTTTTCTGTCTCGACGTCTTTCCCTGGGAATCAATGAGCTCGCGGAAACGGATGGCCGTTTCAGGGCCCTGTCCTTGCGGCTCTTCCTCCTCGTGCTTGAAGAAGACAAAGGCTTTATCCCAGTTCTGAGACAGGA
This region includes:
- a CDS encoding PAS domain S-box protein, producing MKKEQQPQEQISPEGDEEGLSQKLVREREAIYDSLFQNTGVVMLLIDPLTGSIVHANPAACRFYGYDNERLSTMTVFDLNILPKDLVLEEMNKANLNKENFFSFRHRLADGEVRDVEVYSGPLRLRGLELLHSIIHDVTERKRAEARTEESERSLRAILSVSPIGICRVKNRTFEWVNEAMCRMTGYSFEEFAGKNLRFLYANDAEYERVGGLRDAGPLCETEHRRKDGSIVQILLQSAPIDDSTRIVTVTDITGRKDAEMEQEKMGKLESLGVLAGGIAHDFNNILTMILGNVSLARMYMDKNQEKAQEKLTNAEQAIMRAKDLTQQLLTFSKGGAPIKKVVAIGDFLKDVCQFTLIGTSVVCKFDLASDLLPVEIDEGQVTQAVGHIVINGSQAMPNGGTIVVQAENAIMDTPTPHLKAGRYVKISIIDQGIGIPEDHLNKIFDPYFTTKQKGSGLGLAIAYSVIKNHGGHIAVESALGVGTTFHVYLPVFQGILTSERNLEQSLPPSGARILVMDDEDSIRDLVGDILNLHGYAVDFAKNGEEAVALYQEHAYDAVMLDLTVPGGMGGKETVKELLKIDPHARAIVSSGYSSDPIMSEYAQYGFKDVIAKPYKIDELGEVIRRVIARGSSLS
- a CDS encoding YajD family HNH nuclease, with amino-acid sequence MRKKTFTMRSSAKPKWKESGKSVEKVVQKLKASLPLSPYREQSLRIHGLICAKCAREFDYRDRHLLTVHHRDGNHNNNPPDGSNWENLCVYCHDSEHQKGMLGDYFREGEEQ